Proteins found in one Anopheles aquasalis chromosome 3, idAnoAquaMG_Q_19, whole genome shotgun sequence genomic segment:
- the LOC126578206 gene encoding nucleolar and coiled-body phosphoprotein 1-like isoform X9 — MAALTNSILDALVYDHLSRKDKTLAEVFLKKHNSPKLPKGSPRLDEIVKHFQTTKKKLQLGGNAAAAEESSSEEESDEDEEEEQVATPAKKPQANGKGAAVANGAKAANGKPATNGAAAKKPQQQEESSEEEDSDEDDDEEEEEAKPAAKKGPVAAKGATPAKVTPLVKKPQQQEEEEDSDSSEEEEDETPAVKPLVAKQGPIVALKKGKQESDEDEEDDDDEEEDSDDDEDEKPVSKPTVVVKAGQKRKPAEEEEDDDDDEDDDDDDEEEEPVKTPAKAPANKFGDKKQQQQVNKVVNGKAPVNGGPPLKKLKANESSSEDSSSDEEAAKKTTAKAPVAKAVAAPSAAVSKKKAESSDSDDSSEEDTAKKTPAKAPVAKAVATPSAAISKKKAESSDSDDSSDSSSDEEAAKKTPAKAPAAKAVAAPSAAVSKKKAESSDSDDSSEEDTAKKTQAKAPVAKAVATPSAAVSKKKAESSDSDDSSDSSSEEEAAKKTPAKAQAAKAVATPSAAVSKKKAESSDSDDSSEEDTAKKTPAKAPVAKAVAAPSAAVSKKKAESSDSDDSSEEDTAKKTPAKAPVAKAVAAPSAAVSKKKAESSDSDDSSDSSSDEEAAKKTPAKAPAAKAVAAPSAAVSKKKAESSDSDDSSEEDTAKKTPAKASVAKAVAAPSAAVSKKKAESSDSDDSSDSSSDEEAAKKTPAKAPAAKAVATPSAAVSKKKAESSDSDDSSDSSSDEEAAKKTPAKAPAAKAVATPSAVVSKKKAESSDSDDSSEEDTAKKTPAKAPAAKAVATPSAAVSKKKAESSDSDDSSEEDTAKKTPAKAPAAKAVAIPSAAVSKKKAESSDSDSSDDSDEDDKKPSKQQQTANVGQKRKAQDEQEAHEPPAKKTNFYSNFVKSSEDWTSQETPPNKQNFNNINGNSNAGGTGSDKKIPLNSDEKRGINRFRRVKEEEIEIDNRLMDNSYEAKNKFISFATGKEVVPTPTPKVSFGEWMCVGCSHVNFAIRSSCSECQLARTSWKCTSCYTTNNVADLAKDCCTDCSKPAPYIVECSLNKQTGKWLCRECNRTNDQRFFQCFCAKGDKTKDGARSARRPHTKKSGDWNCTDCKKLNFSKNLKCVKCFTLKPIE, encoded by the exons ATGGCCGCACTCACAAACTCCATCCTTGATGCCCTCGTGTACGACCATTTGTCGCGCAAAGACAAAACGCTCGCGGAAGTTTTCCTCAAGAAACACAACTCG CCTAAGCTTCCCAAAGGATCACCCCGGCTTGACGAGATTGTAAAACATTTCCAAACGACGAAAAAGAAGCTCCAGCTCGGTGGGAATGCTGCCGCAGCGGAAGAGTCCAGCTCGGAGGAGGAAtcggatgaggacgaggaggaggagcaggtaGCCACGCCGGCGAAAAAACCACAGGCCAATGGAAAGGGCGCTGCAGTAGCCAACGGTGCAAAGGCCGCAAACGGCAAGCCAGCTACGAACGGAGCTGCCGCCAAGAagccccagcagcaggaggaatcTTCGGAAGAAGAGGATtcagatgaagatgatgatgaggaagaggaggaggccaAACCAGCCGCAAAGAAGGGACCGGTGGCCGCCAAGGGAGCTACCCCCGCTAAGGTAACTCCGTTGGTCAAGAAACCTCAACagcaggaagaagaggaagattCCGACAGctcggaagaggaggaggacgagacGCCGGCCGTGAAGCCTTTGGTCGCGAAACAGGGACCCATCGTGGCCCTTAAGAAAGGAAAGCAGGAAAGCGACgaagatgaggaggatgacgatgatgaagaagaggattctgatgacgatgaagatgaaaagcCGGTGTCGAAACCTACCGTCGTTGTCAAGGCCGGCCAGAAGCGCAAGCCagccgaggaggaggaggacgatgatgacgatgaggacgatgatgatgacgatgaagaggaagaaccgGTCAAAACTCCCGCCAAGGCGCCGGCGAACAAGTTTGGTgataagaagcagcagcagcag GTAAATAAGGTGGTTAACGGAAAAGCTCCAGTAAATGGCGGACCACCATTAAAGAAACTTAAAGCAAACGAATCGTCGAGCGAGGATAGCAGTTCCGACGAGGAAGCAGCTAAAAAGACTACCGCCAAGGCACCGGTGGCAAAGGCAGTAGCAGCTCCTTCGGCTGCTgtatcgaagaagaaggcagaatcCTCAGATTCGGATGATAGTTCAGAAGAGGATACAGCAAAGAAAACTCCCGCTAAGGCACCGGTGGCAAAGGCAGTAGCAACTCCTTCGGCTGCTATATCGAAAAAGAAGGCAGAATCCTCAGATTCGGATGATAGCTCAGATAGCAGTTCCGACGAGGAAGCAGCTAAAAAGACTCCCGCCAAGGCACCGGCGGCAAAGGCAGTAGCAGCTCCTTCGGCTGCTgtatcgaagaagaaggcagaatcCTCAGATTCGGATGATAGTTCAGAAGAGGATACAGCAAAGAAAACTCAAGCTAAGGCACCGGTGGCAAAGGCAGTAGCAACTCCTTCGGCCGCTGTATCGAAAAAGAAGGCAGAATCCTCAGATTCGGATGATAGCTCAGATAGCAGTTCCGAAGAGGAAGCAGCTAAAAAGACTCCCGCTAAGGCACAGGCGGCAAAGGCTGTAGCAACTCCTTCGGCTGCTgtatcgaagaagaaggcagaatcCTCAGATTCGGATGATAGCTCAGAAGAGGATACAGCAAAGAAAACTCCCGCTAAGGCACCGGTGGCAAAGGCAGTAGCAGCTCCTTCGGCTGCTgtatcgaagaagaaggcagaatcCTCAGATTCGGATGATAGCTCAGAAGAGGATACAGCAAAGAAAACTCCCGCTAAGGCACCGGTGGCAAAGGCAGTAGCAGCTCCTTCGGCTGCTGTATCGAAAAAGAAGGCAGAATCCTCAGATTCGGATGATAGCTCAGATAGCAGTTCCGACGAGGAAGCAGCTAAAAAGACTCCCGCCAAGGCACCGGCGGCAAAGGCAGTAGCAGCTCCTTCGGCTGCTgtatcgaagaagaaggcagaatcCTCAGATTCGGATGATAGTTCAGAAGAGGATACAGCAAAGAAAACTCCCGCTAAGGCATCGGTGGCAAAGGCAGTAGCAGCTCCTTCGGCTGCTGTATCGAAAAAGAAGGCAGAATCCTCAGATTCGGATGATAGCTCAGATAGCAGTTCCGACGAGGAAGCAGCTAAAAAGACTCCCGCCAAGGCTCCGGCGGCAAAGGCAGTAGCAACTCCTTCGGCTGCTGTATCGAAAAAGAAGGCAGAATCCTCAGATTCGGATGATAGTTCAGATAGCAGTTCCGACGAGGAAGCAGCTAAAAAGACTCCCGCCAAGGCTCCGGCGGCAAAGGCAGTAGCAACTCCTTCGGCTGTTgtatcgaagaagaaggcagaatcCTCAGATTCGGATGATAGTTCAGAAGAGGATACAGCAAAGAAAACTCCCGCTAAGGCACCGGCGGCAAAG GCAGTAGCAACTCCTTCGGCTGCTgtatcgaagaagaaggcagaatcCTCAGATTCGGATGATAGTTCAGAAGAGGATACAGCAAAGAAAACTCCCGCTAAGGCACCGGCGGCAAAGGCAGTAGCAATTCCTTCGGCTGCTgtatcgaagaagaaggcagaatcCTCAGATTCGGATAGCTCAGACGACAGTGATGAGGATGATAAGAAGCCAtcgaaacagcaacaaactgCTAATGTGGGTCAAAAACGCAAGGCTCAGGATGAACAAGAAGCTCATGAACCTCCTGCGAAAAAAACTAATTTCTACAGTAATTTCGTTAAATCGAGTGAAGACTGGACCAGTCAA GAAACTCCACCGAACAAGCAAAACTTTAATAACATCAATGGAAATAGTAATGCTGGAGGCACAGGAAGCGATAAGAAAATACCCCTAAACAGCGATGAAAAGCGTGGTATCAACCGATTCCGGCgtgtaaaagaagaagaaatcgaaatcgataaTAGACTGATGGATAATTCCTACGAAGCAAAG AACAAATTCATCAGCTTTGCAACAGGAAAGGAGGTCGTTCCAACTCCAACACCTAAGGTTTCGTTTGGTGAGTGGATGTGTGTTGGATGTAGCCACGTCAACTTTGCTATCCGAAGTTCCTGCTCGGAGTGCCAGCTGGCTCGAACGAGTTGGAAATGTACTTCATGTTACACCACGAACAATGTCGCAGATTTGGCAAAGGATTGTTGTACAGATTGCAGCAAACCAGCTCCGTATATTGTTGAGTGCTCGCTTAACAAGCAGACAGGAAAGTGGCTCTGTCGTGAGTGCAATCGTACGAATGATCAACGATTCTTTCAGTGTTTCTGTGCCAAAGGAGACAAGACGAAAGATGGAGCTAGATCGGCAAGAAGGCCACACACCAAAAAGTCGGGTGATTGGAATTGTACAGATTGCAAGAAGCTTAACTTTTCTAAAAATCTAAAGTGCGTTAAATGCTTTACATTGAAACCGATTGAATAG
- the LOC126578206 gene encoding nucleolar protein dao-5-like isoform X4 has translation MAALTNSILDALVYDHLSRKDKTLAEVFLKKHNSPKLPKGSPRLDEIVKHFQTTKKKLQLGGNAAAAEESSSEEESDEDEEEEQVATPAKKPQANGKGAAVANGAKAANGKPATNGAAAKKPQQQEESSEEEDSDEDDDEEEEEAKPAAKKGPVAAKGATPAKVTPLVKKPQQQEEEEDSDSSEEEEDETPAVKPLVAKQGPIVALKKGKQESDEDEEDDDDEEEDSDDDEDEKPVSKPTVVVKAGQKRKPAEEEEDDDDDEDDDDDDEEEEPVKTPAKAPANKFGDKKQQQQVNKVVNGKAPVNGGPPLKKLKANESSSEDSSSDEEAAKKTTAKAPVAKAVAAPSAAVSKKKAESSDSDDSSEEDTAKKTPAKAPVAKAVATPSAAISKKKAESSDSDDSSDSSSDEEAAKKTPAKAPAAKAVAAPSAAVSKKKAESSDSDDSSEEDTAKKTQAKAPVAKAVATPSAAVSKKKAESSDSDDSSDSSSEEEAAKKTPAKAQAAKAVATPSAAVSKKKAESSDSDDSSEEDTAKKTPAKAPVAKAVAAPSAAVSKKKAESSDSDDSSEEDTAKKTPAKAPVAKAVAAPSAAVSKKKAESSDSDDSSDSSSDEEAAKKTPAKAPAAKAVAAPSAAVSKKKAESSDSDDSSEEDTAKKTPAKASVAKAVAAPSAAVSKKKAESSDSDDSSDSSSDEEAAKKTPAKAPAAKAVATPSAAVSKKKAESSDSDDSSDSSSDEEAAKKTPAKAPAAKAVATPSAVVSKKKAESSDSDDSSEEDTAKKTPAKAPAAKAVAAPSAAVSKKKAESSDSDDSSDSSSDEEAAKKTPAKAPAAKAVATPSATVSKKKAESSDSDDSSEEDTAKKIPAKAPAAKAVATPSAAVSKKKAESSDSDDSSEEDTAKKTPAKAPAAKAVAIPSAAVSKKKAESSDSDSSDDSDEDDKKPSKQQQTANVGQKRKAQDEQEAHEPPAKKTNFYSNFVKSSEDWTSQETPPNKQNFNNINGNSNAGGTGSDKKIPLNSDEKRGINRFRRVKEEEIEIDNRLMDNSYEAKNKFISFATGKEVVPTPTPKVSFGEWMCVGCSHVNFAIRSSCSECQLARTSWKCTSCYTTNNVADLAKDCCTDCSKPAPYIVECSLNKQTGKWLCRECNRTNDQRFFQCFCAKGDKTKDGARSARRPHTKKSGDWNCTDCKKLNFSKNLKCVKCFTLKPIE, from the exons ATGGCCGCACTCACAAACTCCATCCTTGATGCCCTCGTGTACGACCATTTGTCGCGCAAAGACAAAACGCTCGCGGAAGTTTTCCTCAAGAAACACAACTCG CCTAAGCTTCCCAAAGGATCACCCCGGCTTGACGAGATTGTAAAACATTTCCAAACGACGAAAAAGAAGCTCCAGCTCGGTGGGAATGCTGCCGCAGCGGAAGAGTCCAGCTCGGAGGAGGAAtcggatgaggacgaggaggaggagcaggtaGCCACGCCGGCGAAAAAACCACAGGCCAATGGAAAGGGCGCTGCAGTAGCCAACGGTGCAAAGGCCGCAAACGGCAAGCCAGCTACGAACGGAGCTGCCGCCAAGAagccccagcagcaggaggaatcTTCGGAAGAAGAGGATtcagatgaagatgatgatgaggaagaggaggaggccaAACCAGCCGCAAAGAAGGGACCGGTGGCCGCCAAGGGAGCTACCCCCGCTAAGGTAACTCCGTTGGTCAAGAAACCTCAACagcaggaagaagaggaagattCCGACAGctcggaagaggaggaggacgagacGCCGGCCGTGAAGCCTTTGGTCGCGAAACAGGGACCCATCGTGGCCCTTAAGAAAGGAAAGCAGGAAAGCGACgaagatgaggaggatgacgatgatgaagaagaggattctgatgacgatgaagatgaaaagcCGGTGTCGAAACCTACCGTCGTTGTCAAGGCCGGCCAGAAGCGCAAGCCagccgaggaggaggaggacgatgatgacgatgaggacgatgatgatgacgatgaagaggaagaaccgGTCAAAACTCCCGCCAAGGCGCCGGCGAACAAGTTTGGTgataagaagcagcagcagcag GTAAATAAGGTGGTTAACGGAAAAGCTCCAGTAAATGGCGGACCACCATTAAAGAAACTTAAAGCAAACGAATCGTCGAGCGAGGATAGCAGTTCCGACGAGGAAGCAGCTAAAAAGACTACCGCCAAGGCACCGGTGGCAAAGGCAGTAGCAGCTCCTTCGGCTGCTgtatcgaagaagaaggcagaatcCTCAGATTCGGATGATAGTTCAGAAGAGGATACAGCAAAGAAAACTCCCGCTAAGGCACCGGTGGCAAAGGCAGTAGCAACTCCTTCGGCTGCTATATCGAAAAAGAAGGCAGAATCCTCAGATTCGGATGATAGCTCAGATAGCAGTTCCGACGAGGAAGCAGCTAAAAAGACTCCCGCCAAGGCACCGGCGGCAAAGGCAGTAGCAGCTCCTTCGGCTGCTgtatcgaagaagaaggcagaatcCTCAGATTCGGATGATAGTTCAGAAGAGGATACAGCAAAGAAAACTCAAGCTAAGGCACCGGTGGCAAAGGCAGTAGCAACTCCTTCGGCCGCTGTATCGAAAAAGAAGGCAGAATCCTCAGATTCGGATGATAGCTCAGATAGCAGTTCCGAAGAGGAAGCAGCTAAAAAGACTCCCGCTAAGGCACAGGCGGCAAAGGCTGTAGCAACTCCTTCGGCTGCTgtatcgaagaagaaggcagaatcCTCAGATTCGGATGATAGCTCAGAAGAGGATACAGCAAAGAAAACTCCCGCTAAGGCACCGGTGGCAAAGGCAGTAGCAGCTCCTTCGGCTGCTgtatcgaagaagaaggcagaatcCTCAGATTCGGATGATAGCTCAGAAGAGGATACAGCAAAGAAAACTCCCGCTAAGGCACCGGTGGCAAAGGCAGTAGCAGCTCCTTCGGCTGCTGTATCGAAAAAGAAGGCAGAATCCTCAGATTCGGATGATAGCTCAGATAGCAGTTCCGACGAGGAAGCAGCTAAAAAGACTCCCGCCAAGGCACCGGCGGCAAAGGCAGTAGCAGCTCCTTCGGCTGCTgtatcgaagaagaaggcagaatcCTCAGATTCGGATGATAGTTCAGAAGAGGATACAGCAAAGAAAACTCCCGCTAAGGCATCGGTGGCAAAGGCAGTAGCAGCTCCTTCGGCTGCTGTATCGAAAAAGAAGGCAGAATCCTCAGATTCGGATGATAGCTCAGATAGCAGTTCCGACGAGGAAGCAGCTAAAAAGACTCCCGCCAAGGCTCCGGCGGCAAAGGCAGTAGCAACTCCTTCGGCTGCTGTATCGAAAAAGAAGGCAGAATCCTCAGATTCGGATGATAGTTCAGATAGCAGTTCCGACGAGGAAGCAGCTAAAAAGACTCCCGCCAAGGCTCCGGCGGCAAAGGCAGTAGCAACTCCTTCGGCTGTTgtatcgaagaagaaggcagaatcCTCAGATTCGGATGATAGTTCAGAAGAGGATACAGCAAAGAAAACTCCCGCTAAGGCACCGGCGGCAAAG GCAGTAGCAGCTCCTTCGGCTGCTgtatcgaagaagaaggcagaatcCTCAGATTCGGATGATAGCTCAGATAGCAGTTCCGACGAGGAAGCAGCTAAAAAGACTCCCGCCAAGGCACCGGCGGCAAAGGCAGTAGCAACTCCTTCGGCTACTgtatcgaagaagaaggcagaatcCTCAGATTCGGATGATAGCTCAGAAGAGGATACAGCAAAGAAAATTCCCGCTAAGGCACCGGCGGCAAAGGCAGTAGCAACTCCTTCGGCTGCTgtatcgaagaagaaggcagaatcCTCAGATTCGGATGATAGTTCAGAAGAGGATACAGCAAAGAAAACTCCCGCTAAGGCACCGGCGGCAAAGGCAGTAGCAATTCCTTCGGCTGCTgtatcgaagaagaaggcagaatcCTCAGATTCGGATAGCTCAGACGACAGTGATGAGGATGATAAGAAGCCAtcgaaacagcaacaaactgCTAATGTGGGTCAAAAACGCAAGGCTCAGGATGAACAAGAAGCTCATGAACCTCCTGCGAAAAAAACTAATTTCTACAGTAATTTCGTTAAATCGAGTGAAGACTGGACCAGTCAA GAAACTCCACCGAACAAGCAAAACTTTAATAACATCAATGGAAATAGTAATGCTGGAGGCACAGGAAGCGATAAGAAAATACCCCTAAACAGCGATGAAAAGCGTGGTATCAACCGATTCCGGCgtgtaaaagaagaagaaatcgaaatcgataaTAGACTGATGGATAATTCCTACGAAGCAAAG AACAAATTCATCAGCTTTGCAACAGGAAAGGAGGTCGTTCCAACTCCAACACCTAAGGTTTCGTTTGGTGAGTGGATGTGTGTTGGATGTAGCCACGTCAACTTTGCTATCCGAAGTTCCTGCTCGGAGTGCCAGCTGGCTCGAACGAGTTGGAAATGTACTTCATGTTACACCACGAACAATGTCGCAGATTTGGCAAAGGATTGTTGTACAGATTGCAGCAAACCAGCTCCGTATATTGTTGAGTGCTCGCTTAACAAGCAGACAGGAAAGTGGCTCTGTCGTGAGTGCAATCGTACGAATGATCAACGATTCTTTCAGTGTTTCTGTGCCAAAGGAGACAAGACGAAAGATGGAGCTAGATCGGCAAGAAGGCCACACACCAAAAAGTCGGGTGATTGGAATTGTACAGATTGCAAGAAGCTTAACTTTTCTAAAAATCTAAAGTGCGTTAAATGCTTTACATTGAAACCGATTGAATAG
- the LOC126578206 gene encoding nucleolar protein dao-5-like isoform X2, with product MAALTNSILDALVYDHLSRKDKTLAEVFLKKHNSPKLPKGSPRLDEIVKHFQTTKKKLQLGGNAAAAEESSSEEESDEDEEEEQVATPAKKPQANGKGAAVANGAKAANGKPATNGAAAKKPQQQEESSEEEDSDEDDDEEEEEAKPAAKKGPVAAKGATPAKVTPLVKKPQQQEEEEDSDSSEEEEDETPAVKPLVAKQGPIVALKKGKQESDEDEEDDDDEEEDSDDDEDEKPVSKPTVVVKAGQKRKPAEEEEDDDDDEDDDDDDEEEEPVKTPAKAPANKFGDKKQQQQVNKVVNGKAPVNGGPPLKKLKANESSSEDSSSDEEAAKKTTAKAPVAKAVAAPSAAVSKKKAESSDSDDSSEEDTAKKTPAKAPVAKAVATPSAAISKKKAESSDSDDSSDSSSDEEAAKKTPAKAPAAKAVAAPSAAVSKKKAESSDSDDSSEEDTAKKTQAKAPVAKAVATPSAAVSKKKAESSDSDDSSDSSSEEEAAKKTPAKAQAAKAVATPSAAVSKKKAESSDSDDSSEEDTAKKTPAKAPVAKAVAAPSAAVSKKKAESSDSDDSSEEDTAKKTPAKAPVAKAVAAPSAAVSKKKAESSDSDDSSDSSSDEEAAKKTPAKAPAAKAVAAPSAAVSKKKAESSDSDDSSEEDTAKKTPAKASVAKAVAAPSAAVSKKKAESSDSDDSSDSSSDEEAAKKTPAKAPAAKAVATPSAAVSKKKAESSDSDDSSDSSSDEEAAKKTPAKAPAAKAVATPSAVVSKKKAESSDSDDSSEEDTAKKTPAKAPAAKAVATPSAAVSKKKAESSDSDDSSEEDTAKKTPAKAPAAKAVAAPSAAVSKKKAESSDSDDSSDSSSDEEAAKKTPAKAPAAKAVATPSATVSKKKAESSDSDDSSEEDTAKKIPAKAPAAKAVATPSAAVSKKKAESSDSDDSSEEDTAKKTPAKAPAAKAVAIPSAAVSKKKAESSDSDSSDDSDEDDKKPSKQQQTANVGQKRKAQDEQEAHEPPAKKTNFYSNFVKSSEDWTSQETPPNKQNFNNINGNSNAGGTGSDKKIPLNSDEKRGINRFRRVKEEEIEIDNRLMDNSYEAKNKFISFATGKEVVPTPTPKVSFGEWMCVGCSHVNFAIRSSCSECQLARTSWKCTSCYTTNNVADLAKDCCTDCSKPAPYIVECSLNKQTGKWLCRECNRTNDQRFFQCFCAKGDKTKDGARSARRPHTKKSGDWNCTDCKKLNFSKNLKCVKCFTLKPIE from the exons ATGGCCGCACTCACAAACTCCATCCTTGATGCCCTCGTGTACGACCATTTGTCGCGCAAAGACAAAACGCTCGCGGAAGTTTTCCTCAAGAAACACAACTCG CCTAAGCTTCCCAAAGGATCACCCCGGCTTGACGAGATTGTAAAACATTTCCAAACGACGAAAAAGAAGCTCCAGCTCGGTGGGAATGCTGCCGCAGCGGAAGAGTCCAGCTCGGAGGAGGAAtcggatgaggacgaggaggaggagcaggtaGCCACGCCGGCGAAAAAACCACAGGCCAATGGAAAGGGCGCTGCAGTAGCCAACGGTGCAAAGGCCGCAAACGGCAAGCCAGCTACGAACGGAGCTGCCGCCAAGAagccccagcagcaggaggaatcTTCGGAAGAAGAGGATtcagatgaagatgatgatgaggaagaggaggaggccaAACCAGCCGCAAAGAAGGGACCGGTGGCCGCCAAGGGAGCTACCCCCGCTAAGGTAACTCCGTTGGTCAAGAAACCTCAACagcaggaagaagaggaagattCCGACAGctcggaagaggaggaggacgagacGCCGGCCGTGAAGCCTTTGGTCGCGAAACAGGGACCCATCGTGGCCCTTAAGAAAGGAAAGCAGGAAAGCGACgaagatgaggaggatgacgatgatgaagaagaggattctgatgacgatgaagatgaaaagcCGGTGTCGAAACCTACCGTCGTTGTCAAGGCCGGCCAGAAGCGCAAGCCagccgaggaggaggaggacgatgatgacgatgaggacgatgatgatgacgatgaagaggaagaaccgGTCAAAACTCCCGCCAAGGCGCCGGCGAACAAGTTTGGTgataagaagcagcagcagcag GTAAATAAGGTGGTTAACGGAAAAGCTCCAGTAAATGGCGGACCACCATTAAAGAAACTTAAAGCAAACGAATCGTCGAGCGAGGATAGCAGTTCCGACGAGGAAGCAGCTAAAAAGACTACCGCCAAGGCACCGGTGGCAAAGGCAGTAGCAGCTCCTTCGGCTGCTgtatcgaagaagaaggcagaatcCTCAGATTCGGATGATAGTTCAGAAGAGGATACAGCAAAGAAAACTCCCGCTAAGGCACCGGTGGCAAAGGCAGTAGCAACTCCTTCGGCTGCTATATCGAAAAAGAAGGCAGAATCCTCAGATTCGGATGATAGCTCAGATAGCAGTTCCGACGAGGAAGCAGCTAAAAAGACTCCCGCCAAGGCACCGGCGGCAAAGGCAGTAGCAGCTCCTTCGGCTGCTgtatcgaagaagaaggcagaatcCTCAGATTCGGATGATAGTTCAGAAGAGGATACAGCAAAGAAAACTCAAGCTAAGGCACCGGTGGCAAAGGCAGTAGCAACTCCTTCGGCCGCTGTATCGAAAAAGAAGGCAGAATCCTCAGATTCGGATGATAGCTCAGATAGCAGTTCCGAAGAGGAAGCAGCTAAAAAGACTCCCGCTAAGGCACAGGCGGCAAAGGCTGTAGCAACTCCTTCGGCTGCTgtatcgaagaagaaggcagaatcCTCAGATTCGGATGATAGCTCAGAAGAGGATACAGCAAAGAAAACTCCCGCTAAGGCACCGGTGGCAAAGGCAGTAGCAGCTCCTTCGGCTGCTgtatcgaagaagaaggcagaatcCTCAGATTCGGATGATAGCTCAGAAGAGGATACAGCAAAGAAAACTCCCGCTAAGGCACCGGTGGCAAAGGCAGTAGCAGCTCCTTCGGCTGCTGTATCGAAAAAGAAGGCAGAATCCTCAGATTCGGATGATAGCTCAGATAGCAGTTCCGACGAGGAAGCAGCTAAAAAGACTCCCGCCAAGGCACCGGCGGCAAAGGCAGTAGCAGCTCCTTCGGCTGCTgtatcgaagaagaaggcagaatcCTCAGATTCGGATGATAGTTCAGAAGAGGATACAGCAAAGAAAACTCCCGCTAAGGCATCGGTGGCAAAGGCAGTAGCAGCTCCTTCGGCTGCTGTATCGAAAAAGAAGGCAGAATCCTCAGATTCGGATGATAGCTCAGATAGCAGTTCCGACGAGGAAGCAGCTAAAAAGACTCCCGCCAAGGCTCCGGCGGCAAAGGCAGTAGCAACTCCTTCGGCTGCTGTATCGAAAAAGAAGGCAGAATCCTCAGATTCGGATGATAGTTCAGATAGCAGTTCCGACGAGGAAGCAGCTAAAAAGACTCCCGCCAAGGCTCCGGCGGCAAAGGCAGTAGCAACTCCTTCGGCTGTTgtatcgaagaagaaggcagaatcCTCAGATTCGGATGATAGTTCAGAAGAGGATACAGCAAAGAAAACTCCCGCTAAGGCACCGGCGGCAAAG GCAGTAGCAACTCCTTCGGCTGCTgtatcgaagaagaaggcagaatcCTCAGATTCGGATGATAGCTCAGAAGAGGATACAGCAAAGAAAACTCCCGCTAAGGCACCGGCGGCAAAGGCAGTAGCAGCTCCTTCGGCTGCTgtatcgaagaagaaggcagaatcCTCAGATTCGGATGATAGCTCAGATAGCAGTTCCGACGAGGAAGCAGCTAAAAAGACTCCCGCCAAGGCACCGGCGGCAAAGGCAGTAGCAACTCCTTCGGCTACTgtatcgaagaagaaggcagaatcCTCAGATTCGGATGATAGCTCAGAAGAGGATACAGCAAAGAAAATTCCCGCTAAGGCACCGGCGGCAAAGGCAGTAGCAACTCCTTCGGCTGCTgtatcgaagaagaaggcagaatcCTCAGATTCGGATGATAGTTCAGAAGAGGATACAGCAAAGAAAACTCCCGCTAAGGCACCGGCGGCAAAGGCAGTAGCAATTCCTTCGGCTGCTgtatcgaagaagaaggcagaatcCTCAGATTCGGATAGCTCAGACGACAGTGATGAGGATGATAAGAAGCCAtcgaaacagcaacaaactgCTAATGTGGGTCAAAAACGCAAGGCTCAGGATGAACAAGAAGCTCATGAACCTCCTGCGAAAAAAACTAATTTCTACAGTAATTTCGTTAAATCGAGTGAAGACTGGACCAGTCAA GAAACTCCACCGAACAAGCAAAACTTTAATAACATCAATGGAAATAGTAATGCTGGAGGCACAGGAAGCGATAAGAAAATACCCCTAAACAGCGATGAAAAGCGTGGTATCAACCGATTCCGGCgtgtaaaagaagaagaaatcgaaatcgataaTAGACTGATGGATAATTCCTACGAAGCAAAG AACAAATTCATCAGCTTTGCAACAGGAAAGGAGGTCGTTCCAACTCCAACACCTAAGGTTTCGTTTGGTGAGTGGATGTGTGTTGGATGTAGCCACGTCAACTTTGCTATCCGAAGTTCCTGCTCGGAGTGCCAGCTGGCTCGAACGAGTTGGAAATGTACTTCATGTTACACCACGAACAATGTCGCAGATTTGGCAAAGGATTGTTGTACAGATTGCAGCAAACCAGCTCCGTATATTGTTGAGTGCTCGCTTAACAAGCAGACAGGAAAGTGGCTCTGTCGTGAGTGCAATCGTACGAATGATCAACGATTCTTTCAGTGTTTCTGTGCCAAAGGAGACAAGACGAAAGATGGAGCTAGATCGGCAAGAAGGCCACACACCAAAAAGTCGGGTGATTGGAATTGTACAGATTGCAAGAAGCTTAACTTTTCTAAAAATCTAAAGTGCGTTAAATGCTTTACATTGAAACCGATTGAATAG